The Corynebacterium camporealensis genome contains a region encoding:
- a CDS encoding DUF3499 domain-containing protein, with the protein MTETRHCSRPGCGQPAVATLTYAYAQQTAVVGPLAEESDPHSWDLCEKHSARITAPQGWEMVRVDRVELDDDDDLLALAEAVKEGGRVTTGLVDDSEAGSGPDPIDYSANFDGADPANSNHPVFRTRRVSDFKQRRRAHLSVVPDAPEDTGDETEDES; encoded by the coding sequence GTGACTGAAACGCGCCATTGCTCTCGCCCAGGCTGCGGCCAGCCGGCCGTAGCAACGCTGACCTACGCCTACGCCCAGCAAACGGCAGTAGTAGGCCCACTTGCGGAAGAATCTGATCCGCACAGCTGGGATTTATGCGAGAAGCACTCCGCGCGCATCACTGCCCCGCAGGGCTGGGAGATGGTCCGTGTCGACCGTGTCGAGCTCGACGACGACGATGACCTCCTCGCACTCGCCGAAGCTGTGAAGGAAGGCGGCCGCGTCACCACCGGCCTCGTGGATGACTCCGAAGCAGGCTCTGGCCCGGACCCGATTGATTATTCCGCGAACTTCGATGGTGCGGACCCGGCTAACTCGAACCACCCGGTCTTTCGTACCCGCCGCGTCAGTGATTTCAAGCAGCGTCGCCGCGCGCACTTATCGGTCGTTCCTGACGCGCCGGAAGATACAGGCGATGAAACCGAGGATGAGTCCTAA
- a CDS encoding DUF1707 SHOCT-like domain-containing protein: MSETPEIRCSNADRNTTVDILTSALSAGQLDFQEFEDRSSAAYNAKTKGELAKLTADLDTSSTDRSSTETSPQRHSTQPPAKQRANSLALFGGSTVKNCVLAKKHLNLTAFGGSEIDLRNVELSAPVTEINVYALFGGTEIVVPDNVRVEIDGVGIFGGFGSSDEPKNFPPNAPTVQVTGLALFGGVNVKFVRD, translated from the coding sequence ATGAGCGAGACACCGGAAATCCGCTGCAGTAATGCAGATCGTAATACCACCGTGGACATCCTCACTTCTGCCCTGTCCGCGGGACAACTCGACTTCCAAGAATTCGAGGACCGTTCCTCTGCGGCGTACAACGCCAAGACCAAAGGTGAGTTAGCCAAGCTCACCGCTGACCTGGATACGAGCTCGACTGACAGGAGCTCAACTGAAACGAGCCCGCAACGTCACTCCACACAACCGCCAGCGAAGCAACGCGCTAACTCGCTGGCGTTATTTGGTGGAAGCACCGTGAAAAACTGCGTGCTTGCGAAAAAGCACCTGAATCTCACGGCTTTTGGCGGCAGCGAGATCGACCTGCGCAACGTAGAACTGTCAGCACCAGTTACCGAAATCAACGTCTACGCACTCTTCGGCGGTACCGAAATCGTCGTGCCGGATAACGTCCGCGTCGAAATCGACGGTGTAGGCATCTTCGGCGGTTTCGGTTCCTCGGATGAACCGAAAAACTTCCCACCCAATGCACCTACCGTGCAGGTCACCGGTCTCGCTCTTTTCGGTGGCGTAAACGTAAAATTCGTCCGCGATTAA
- the manB gene encoding mannose-1-phosphate guanylyltransferase, whose translation MSELGKKTDAVILVGGRGTRLRPLTIGTPKPMLPTANFPFLQHLLARIKAAGIDHVVLSTSFKAEVFEEYFGDGSDLGLEIEYVVEETALGTGGGIRNVYDKLRQDTVMVFNGDVLSGMDLNGILQTHADKDADLTMHLLNVADPRAFGCVPTDDNGRVTAFLEKTEDPPTNQINAGCYVFDREVIKTIPADRVVSVERETFPRLLEEGRKVVGHVDNSYWRDMGRPEDFVRGSSDLVRGIAHSPLLVGQTGESIVDESAGVAGGVLLLSGTAVGRGSVVGAGSRLDGTVVFDGATIEPGATITNSIIASGAHIGANAVIENCVIGEGAHIGARCELRDGMRVFPGVTIPDAGVRFSSDA comes from the coding sequence ATGAGCGAACTGGGAAAGAAAACTGACGCCGTGATTTTGGTGGGCGGTCGCGGTACCCGACTGCGCCCGCTGACCATCGGTACGCCGAAGCCGATGCTGCCGACGGCGAACTTCCCCTTCCTGCAGCACCTGCTGGCACGCATCAAGGCTGCCGGTATCGACCACGTCGTGCTGTCGACGTCCTTTAAGGCTGAGGTCTTCGAAGAGTATTTCGGCGACGGCTCCGACCTGGGCCTGGAAATCGAGTACGTGGTGGAAGAAACCGCCCTGGGTACCGGCGGCGGTATCCGCAATGTCTACGACAAGCTGCGCCAGGACACCGTCATGGTCTTCAACGGCGATGTGCTCTCCGGCATGGACCTCAATGGCATCCTGCAGACCCACGCGGATAAGGATGCGGACTTAACGATGCACCTGCTCAACGTCGCCGACCCACGCGCCTTTGGTTGCGTGCCAACCGACGACAACGGCCGTGTGACTGCCTTCCTGGAAAAGACTGAGGATCCGCCGACCAACCAGATTAACGCTGGCTGCTACGTCTTCGACCGTGAAGTCATCAAGACCATCCCGGCTGACCGTGTTGTCTCTGTAGAGCGCGAGACCTTCCCGCGTCTGCTGGAAGAAGGCCGCAAGGTTGTCGGCCACGTGGATAACTCCTACTGGCGCGATATGGGCCGCCCGGAGGACTTCGTCCGCGGTTCTTCCGACCTGGTGCGCGGCATTGCCCACTCGCCGCTGCTGGTGGGGCAGACAGGCGAGTCCATCGTCGATGAGTCTGCCGGCGTGGCTGGGGGAGTACTCCTGCTCTCCGGTACCGCTGTCGGTCGTGGCTCCGTGGTGGGCGCGGGCTCTCGCCTGGACGGCACCGTGGTCTTCGATGGCGCCACCATTGAGCCGGGTGCGACGATCACCAACTCGATTATTGCCTCGGGCGCGCACATTGGCGCCAACGCCGTGATTGAAAACTGCGTGATTGGCGAGGGCGCCCACATCGGCGCCCGCTGTGAACTGCGCGACGGCATGCGCGTGTTCCCCGGCGTCACGATTCCGGATGCGGGCGTGCGCTTTAGCTCTGATGCCTAA
- a CDS encoding glycosyltransferase family 2 protein, with protein MTVTYSPGRYLGDFLDSLDAATTADTCVVLADNGSTDGVPEAAAQKLDDVTFLNTGGNLGYGGGMNAGVRYLEAQGLDDSEFILLSNPDVVFSPGSIDRLLECARQWPYAGAIGPRIVEPDGSNYPSARAVPTIATGIGHALFGNIWPSNPWSKAYRDDDDMSQQRPAGWLSGSCLLVRRKAFAQIGGFDERYFMYLEDVDLGDRLARAGWRNIFCPEAVITHAKGHATQAHAGAMLRAHHESAYRFQADRHPHWWQAPLRWALRAGLKARATVVELTQNKDRN; from the coding sequence GTGACCGTGACGTATTCGCCCGGTCGCTACCTTGGCGACTTCCTCGACTCGCTGGATGCAGCCACCACTGCCGATACTTGCGTGGTCTTGGCAGACAATGGCTCCACTGACGGGGTGCCTGAAGCTGCAGCGCAAAAGCTTGACGATGTCACCTTTCTCAACACCGGCGGCAACCTCGGCTACGGCGGGGGCATGAATGCCGGCGTGCGTTATCTCGAGGCCCAGGGGCTGGATGATTCCGAGTTCATCTTGCTGTCGAACCCGGATGTGGTCTTTAGCCCGGGCTCTATTGATCGTCTCTTGGAGTGCGCACGTCAGTGGCCATATGCCGGTGCGATTGGCCCGCGCATCGTGGAACCGGATGGCTCCAACTATCCATCAGCGCGTGCTGTGCCGACCATTGCCACCGGTATTGGCCATGCGCTCTTTGGCAACATCTGGCCGTCCAACCCCTGGTCGAAGGCCTATCGCGACGATGACGATATGTCGCAGCAGCGCCCGGCCGGATGGTTGTCGGGGTCGTGTTTGTTGGTGCGTCGCAAAGCATTTGCCCAGATTGGTGGATTTGATGAGCGCTACTTTATGTACCTCGAAGACGTGGACTTAGGTGACCGTCTGGCACGGGCGGGCTGGCGCAACATCTTTTGTCCAGAAGCTGTCATCACCCATGCCAAAGGCCATGCCACCCAGGCACACGCCGGGGCAATGCTGCGCGCGCATCATGAATCGGCTTATCGTTTCCAAGCCGACCGGCACCCGCACTGGTGGCAAGCGCCCTTGCGGTGGGCACTGCGCGCCGGGCTGAAGGCGCGGGCAACAGTCGTCGAACTTACTCAGAACAAAGATAGGAATTAA
- a CDS encoding TIGR03089 family protein: MKLLSHLLTDDPASPRLTVYNESTGARLDFSAQTLDNWVAKIANFLEEELEIDEAISIQLPPTWQAAVIALGSLAAGPRYSFGPLDDAQAVFSDHAQELPDGVDLVMVNDDPFGRGVEETGGELPVGAIDFGPTVRFYGDQYFGETTALPELINTDLAPQRYLSTGWKNDEEFRRAVLEPLAAGGSAVIVTGPATPERLDAIAEAERVDERLT; the protein is encoded by the coding sequence ATGAAACTGCTCTCCCACCTTCTGACAGATGACCCAGCCTCCCCGCGGCTGACGGTCTACAACGAATCGACGGGGGCGCGTTTAGATTTCTCCGCGCAGACACTGGATAACTGGGTGGCCAAGATTGCCAACTTCCTCGAAGAAGAACTAGAAATCGATGAGGCCATCTCCATCCAGCTGCCACCTACCTGGCAAGCCGCCGTCATTGCTTTAGGCTCGCTTGCTGCGGGCCCGCGCTACAGCTTCGGCCCGCTCGACGATGCCCAAGCAGTCTTTAGCGACCACGCCCAAGAACTTCCCGACGGCGTCGACCTGGTCATGGTCAACGACGATCCCTTCGGCCGCGGCGTGGAAGAAACCGGTGGCGAACTACCCGTGGGCGCCATCGACTTCGGCCCCACCGTGCGCTTCTACGGCGACCAATACTTCGGCGAGACTACTGCCCTGCCTGAGCTCATCAACACCGATCTCGCCCCGCAGCGCTACCTATCAACTGGTTGGAAGAACGACGAAGAATTCCGTCGCGCCGTCCTCGAGCCACTCGCTGCGGGCGGGTCTGCTGTGATTGTGACTGGCCCTGCCACACCTGAGCGTTTAGACGCCATTGCAGAAGCAGAACGCGTCGATGAGCGCCTGACTTAG
- a CDS encoding metallopeptidase family protein, translating into MTLRTRPNRRGRGLRGPLLPQQTPRYRSQRERFDMAVLEAYAPIQNAFADQLTGLDLAVDTVPRMRLRPDMTVMPDEIIADGPVPLGRIVPAGIDSSGRPTRARLVIFRMPITQRAATAQERYDLLRTVIAALVANYLNLEPEDVDPRFS; encoded by the coding sequence ATGACCTTGCGAACCCGCCCTAATCGCCGCGGCCGCGGCCTGCGCGGGCCGCTTCTACCCCAGCAAACCCCGCGCTATCGCAGCCAGCGCGAACGCTTCGACATGGCCGTGCTCGAGGCCTATGCACCCATCCAAAACGCCTTTGCGGACCAGCTCACCGGACTGGATTTGGCCGTTGATACCGTCCCACGCATGCGCCTGCGCCCGGATATGACGGTGATGCCGGATGAAATCATCGCCGATGGACCAGTCCCGCTAGGCCGCATCGTGCCCGCCGGCATTGACTCCTCCGGACGCCCTACTCGCGCACGCCTTGTTATCTTCCGCATGCCCATTACCCAACGCGCAGCCACCGCGCAGGAACGCTACGATCTTCTGCGCACCGTGATTGCAGCATTAGTGGCGAACTACTTAAACCTGGAACCAGAGGACGTCGACCCGCGTTTCTCCTAG
- a CDS encoding LCP family protein, with amino-acid sequence MTHENTRRSRDIQAAPSTAAPVKQQGSTAVKSIIALVSAVILLVTGVGYFAVGRLGGDLTSASNLRLGGGEGFQADTADGAVDILLVGSDSRTDAQGNMLSDEELDALHAGVSDGEENTDTMMLVRVPEDGSRATAVSIPRDTYVDQGEFGNMKINGVYSAHKQDTIDKLKAEDPDMDEKELEQKGVEAGRSALLEQVKDLTGVEIDHYAEIGLLGFVLLTDAVGGVDVCLNNPVDDPMSGAKFDAGEQTISGADALAFVRQRYELPRGDLDRIVRQQAYMASLVSKMLDAGTLTNPNTLSKISNAVERSVVIDEGWDIMGFITQLAGLAGGNVTFTTIPVTSIDGQGDYGESIVTVDQNEVHTFIDDLAQSKEEAEAEESTEAPAGEGEGEGEQTDRDFSLQVLNAGSTPGLAAGVASWAEGEGYTVYASSNAQPGIYFESQVVAADPDDPRAKELAEKLGGVPVTANASLNDSTIIIVAADDYAGPSDEAAEEASPDDAVGTPGGDFGNAEVAPEIDAGGDGPRCVN; translated from the coding sequence TTGACTCACGAGAACACCCGTCGCTCCCGCGACATTCAGGCTGCTCCGTCGACCGCCGCTCCGGTCAAGCAACAAGGTTCTACCGCTGTAAAGAGCATTATTGCTTTGGTATCTGCGGTTATTTTGCTGGTGACCGGTGTGGGCTATTTCGCGGTCGGTCGCTTGGGCGGCGACCTGACCTCGGCTAGCAACCTGCGCTTAGGCGGCGGCGAGGGTTTCCAGGCAGATACTGCCGATGGCGCCGTGGACATCCTGCTGGTGGGTTCGGACTCCCGTACCGATGCCCAGGGCAACATGCTTTCCGATGAAGAACTCGACGCCCTGCATGCCGGCGTGTCTGATGGTGAGGAAAACACCGACACCATGATGCTGGTGCGCGTGCCGGAAGACGGCTCCCGCGCCACGGCCGTGTCCATCCCGCGCGATACCTACGTGGACCAGGGCGAATTCGGCAACATGAAGATCAATGGTGTGTACTCCGCGCACAAGCAGGACACCATCGACAAGCTCAAGGCCGAAGATCCGGACATGGATGAAAAGGAACTCGAGCAAAAGGGCGTTGAGGCCGGTCGTTCCGCACTGCTGGAGCAGGTCAAGGACTTAACTGGCGTGGAGATTGATCACTACGCTGAGATTGGCCTGCTGGGCTTTGTGCTGCTTACCGATGCCGTCGGTGGCGTCGATGTCTGCCTCAACAACCCGGTTGATGACCCGATGTCGGGTGCGAAGTTCGATGCCGGTGAGCAGACCATCTCCGGTGCCGATGCCCTGGCCTTTGTCCGCCAGCGCTACGAACTGCCCCGTGGCGACCTCGACCGCATCGTCCGCCAGCAGGCCTACATGGCCTCGCTGGTGTCCAAGATGCTCGATGCCGGCACGCTGACCAACCCGAATACCCTGTCCAAGATTTCCAATGCGGTGGAGCGCTCCGTCGTTATTGATGAAGGCTGGGACATCATGGGCTTTATTACTCAGCTGGCTGGCCTGGCTGGCGGCAACGTCACGTTTACCACCATCCCGGTGACCTCTATTGATGGCCAGGGCGACTATGGCGAGTCGATCGTGACCGTGGACCAGAACGAAGTCCACACCTTCATCGATGACCTGGCTCAGTCCAAGGAAGAAGCAGAGGCCGAAGAGTCCACCGAGGCACCAGCCGGCGAAGGCGAGGGCGAAGGCGAGCAGACCGACCGTGACTTCTCCCTGCAGGTACTCAACGCCGGTAGCACCCCGGGTCTGGCCGCTGGTGTGGCTAGCTGGGCCGAAGGTGAGGGCTACACCGTCTATGCCAGCTCCAATGCACAGCCGGGCATCTACTTCGAATCCCAGGTCGTTGCTGCAGATCCAGACGACCCACGCGCCAAGGAACTCGCTGAGAAGCTCGGCGGTGTGCCGGTGACCGCTAATGCCAGCCTGAATGACTCCACCATCATCATCGTGGCTGCCGACGACTACGCCGGCCCATCCGATGAGGCTGCAGAGGAAGCAAGCCCGGATGACGCTGTCGGTACCCCGGGTGGTGACTTCGGTAATGCCGAGGTCGCACCGGAAATCGATGCTGGTGGCGACGGCCCTCGCTGCGTTAACTAA
- a CDS encoding nitrite/sulfite reductase, with translation MTTATKTARKRRPKKPEGQWKIDGTAPLNHDEEVKQEDGGLSARQRIIDIYSKEGFESIPADDLAPRFKWLGLYTQRKQDLGGELTGQVDNSELQDKYFMMRVRFDGGRVSPEQLRVVGEISRDYARSTADFTDRQNIQLHWIEIEDVPTIWDKLETVGLSTLMGCGDVPRVILGSPVAGVADDEIIDATPAIEDIANNYLPREEFHNLPRKFKSAISGNARQDITHEIQDVAFVGVDHPEYGPGFDCFVGGGLSTNPMLSQSLGAFVPLERVPEVWAGVAGIFRDYGFRRLRNRARLKFLVAQWGIEKFRQVLEDEYLDAPLQDGLPLKVHPGNRDHLGVHKQKDGKYYVGVKPTVGHATGEQLIAIADVAENFGITRIRTTPMKELLFLDVEEDQIADLSKALDDTGLYSQPSEFRRGVISCTGLEFCKLAHTTTKARAIELVDILEDTLDDLDVPLSISLNGCPNACARSQVADIGFKGQTVTDADGNRTEGFQVHLGGALGLDPDFGRKLRGHKVLADDVPDYVIRLVTKYKEQRHDGEQFREWVLRAEDGDLQ, from the coding sequence ATGACTACTGCAACCAAGACTGCACGCAAGCGTCGCCCCAAAAAGCCTGAGGGGCAGTGGAAGATTGACGGCACTGCGCCGCTGAATCACGACGAGGAAGTAAAGCAGGAAGATGGTGGCTTATCTGCTCGTCAGCGCATTATCGATATCTATTCCAAGGAGGGCTTTGAGTCCATCCCCGCGGATGACCTAGCCCCGCGCTTTAAGTGGTTAGGCCTGTATACCCAGCGCAAGCAGGATTTAGGCGGCGAGCTGACCGGTCAGGTCGACAATAGCGAGCTGCAGGATAAATACTTCATGATGCGCGTGCGCTTCGACGGCGGGCGCGTGTCCCCGGAGCAGCTGCGCGTGGTCGGCGAGATTAGTCGCGACTATGCGCGCTCGACCGCGGACTTTACCGATCGCCAAAACATCCAGCTGCACTGGATTGAAATCGAAGACGTGCCGACCATCTGGGACAAGCTGGAAACAGTTGGCTTGTCTACCTTGATGGGCTGCGGCGACGTCCCGCGCGTCATTCTGGGCTCGCCGGTGGCAGGCGTGGCTGACGATGAAATCATCGACGCCACCCCAGCTATCGAGGACATCGCGAATAACTACCTTCCGCGCGAGGAGTTCCACAACCTGCCGCGTAAGTTTAAGTCGGCCATTTCTGGCAATGCACGCCAGGACATTACTCACGAAATTCAGGACGTCGCCTTCGTTGGTGTTGACCACCCGGAGTACGGACCCGGCTTTGATTGCTTCGTCGGCGGTGGCTTGTCCACCAACCCGATGCTTTCGCAGTCGCTCGGTGCTTTCGTTCCACTCGAGCGCGTCCCGGAAGTCTGGGCCGGTGTCGCCGGTATCTTCCGTGACTACGGTTTCCGCCGCCTGCGCAACCGTGCGCGTTTGAAGTTCCTGGTGGCCCAGTGGGGCATCGAGAAGTTCCGCCAGGTACTCGAAGACGAATACCTGGACGCACCGTTGCAGGATGGCCTGCCGCTCAAGGTTCATCCCGGCAACCGCGACCACCTGGGCGTGCATAAGCAAAAAGACGGCAAGTACTACGTCGGTGTGAAGCCCACCGTGGGCCACGCCACCGGCGAGCAGCTCATCGCCATTGCCGATGTGGCAGAGAACTTCGGCATTACCCGCATCCGCACCACCCCGATGAAGGAACTGCTCTTTCTCGATGTCGAAGAAGACCAGATTGCCGACCTGTCGAAGGCGCTGGATGATACCGGTTTGTATTCCCAGCCATCCGAATTCCGTCGCGGCGTCATTTCCTGCACCGGCCTGGAGTTCTGCAAGCTTGCGCACACCACCACCAAGGCGCGTGCGATTGAGCTGGTCGACATTCTGGAAGACACCCTCGACGACCTGGACGTGCCGCTGTCGATTTCGTTGAATGGCTGCCCGAACGCCTGCGCTCGCTCCCAGGTTGCAGACATTGGCTTCAAGGGCCAGACCGTCACCGATGCCGATGGCAACCGCACCGAAGGCTTCCAGGTCCACCTTGGTGGTGCACTCGGCCTGGACCCGGACTTTGGCCGCAAGCTGCGCGGGCACAAAGTGCTTGCCGATGACGTCCCCGACTACGTCATCCGCCTAGTCACCAAGTACAAGGAACAGCGCCACGACGGCGAACAATTCCGCGAGTGGGTGTTGCGCGCCGAGGACGGTGACCTGCAGTGA
- a CDS encoding phosphomannomutase/phosphoglucomutase, whose amino-acid sequence MRTREHLDAVIKAYDVRGVVGEDIDDQLVRDTGAAFGSILREEGETQVAIGHDMRPSSPELSDAFAEGVAAQGLNVVKLGLTSTDELYYVAGTFDCAGAMFTASHNPAKYNGIKLCRAGAVPVGQETGLETIKDMLIDGVPEYTGDTGTITEKDVLAGYADFLRELVPLADSRPLVVAVDAANGMGGHTVPAVFEGLPFDVRPLYFELDGTFPNHEANPLDPKNLVDLQKFVVDEGADIGLAFDGDADRCFVVDEKGEPVSPSAICALVAERYLDKFPGATIIHNLITSKTVPELVEEKGGKAVRTRVGHSFIKAQMAKEKAAFGGEHSAHYYFQEFWNADSGMLAALHVLAALGQEDKPLSELMAQYSRYAASGEINSTVDDQKATVQAVLDGLKDKIESVDELDGVTVELKDTTAWFNVRASNTEPLLRLNVEAPTEAEVQAIVDEVLGIIRA is encoded by the coding sequence ATGCGAACCCGTGAGCATCTTGATGCAGTAATTAAAGCCTATGACGTCCGCGGAGTTGTGGGCGAGGATATCGACGACCAGCTCGTCCGTGACACCGGCGCCGCCTTTGGCTCCATCCTGCGCGAAGAAGGCGAGACCCAAGTGGCTATCGGCCATGACATGCGTCCTTCGTCGCCAGAGCTTTCCGATGCCTTCGCCGAAGGCGTGGCCGCCCAAGGCCTGAACGTGGTCAAGCTGGGCCTGACTTCTACTGATGAGCTCTACTACGTCGCCGGCACTTTTGATTGTGCTGGTGCAATGTTTACCGCTTCTCACAACCCGGCGAAGTACAACGGCATCAAGCTCTGTCGCGCTGGTGCAGTCCCGGTCGGTCAGGAAACCGGCCTGGAGACCATCAAGGACATGCTCATCGATGGCGTACCGGAATACACCGGTGACACCGGCACCATCACTGAGAAGGACGTCCTGGCTGGCTACGCTGACTTCCTGCGCGAGTTGGTCCCGTTGGCTGATTCGCGCCCGCTGGTCGTTGCTGTCGATGCCGCCAACGGCATGGGTGGCCATACCGTTCCGGCTGTCTTTGAGGGCCTGCCTTTCGATGTGCGCCCGCTCTACTTTGAGTTGGATGGCACCTTCCCGAACCACGAGGCCAACCCGCTGGATCCGAAGAACCTGGTGGACCTGCAGAAGTTCGTCGTCGATGAAGGTGCTGACATCGGCCTGGCCTTCGACGGTGATGCCGACCGCTGCTTCGTCGTCGACGAGAAGGGCGAGCCCGTCTCTCCATCGGCAATCTGCGCACTGGTGGCGGAGCGTTACCTGGACAAGTTCCCGGGCGCGACCATCATCCACAACCTGATTACGTCTAAGACCGTGCCAGAACTGGTCGAGGAAAAGGGCGGCAAAGCCGTGCGCACCCGCGTGGGCCACTCCTTCATCAAGGCCCAGATGGCCAAGGAAAAGGCCGCTTTTGGTGGCGAGCACTCTGCGCACTACTACTTCCAGGAATTCTGGAACGCCGATTCCGGCATGCTGGCTGCCCTGCACGTACTGGCAGCGCTCGGCCAGGAAGATAAGCCACTGAGCGAGTTGATGGCGCAGTACTCCCGCTACGCCGCCTCCGGCGAGATTAACTCCACCGTCGATGACCAGAAGGCCACCGTTCAGGCCGTACTGGATGGCCTGAAGGACAAAATCGAATCCGTCGACGAACTCGATGGCGTCACCGTGGAACTGAAGGACACCACCGCATGGTTCAACGTGCGTGCGTCCAACACTGAACCGCTACTGCGCCTGAACGTCGAAGCCCCCACCGAGGCGGAAGTTCAGGCCATCGTCGACGAAGTGCTAGGAATCATCCGCGCATAA
- a CDS encoding FAD-dependent oxidoreductase: MTEQPLRVAVIGAGPAGIYASDILVKKTGGNVRIDLIEQMPAPFGLIRYGVAPDHPRIKGIVKSLHRVMETEQIRLLTNVHVGRDITVAELQEHYDAVVFATGAVGDRELNIPGADLEGVHGAGEFVGFYDGNPRFERDWDLSAKEVAVIGVGNVGLDVARILAKTGDELKVTEIPDNVYDSLAQNQAEKVHVFGRRGPAQAKFTPLELKELDHSPSINVVVDPEDIDYDEASLEARSNSKSQDQVCQIIEQYALREPKDAPHTLQIHLFEQPVEILGENGKVTGVRTERTELNGDGSVRGTGQYNEWPVQAVYLAVGYRSDAIEGVPFDAQRNVISNDGGHVVDESGAIVPGLYATGWIKRGPVGLIGNTKSDATETIGMLLDDAASNNLTPARGGDITELFEERGIDYLTWADFGRLDAAERALGEAEGRERKKYVEWEEMVTHSRATV, from the coding sequence ATGACTGAGCAACCATTGCGCGTCGCTGTAATCGGCGCAGGTCCGGCCGGTATTTACGCCTCTGACATCCTGGTCAAAAAGACCGGCGGCAACGTCCGGATTGACCTCATTGAGCAAATGCCCGCCCCCTTTGGCCTGATTCGCTACGGTGTGGCCCCGGATCACCCGCGCATCAAGGGCATTGTGAAGTCGTTGCACCGCGTCATGGAAACCGAACAGATCCGTCTGCTCACCAACGTCCACGTTGGCCGGGACATCACCGTTGCCGAACTGCAAGAACATTACGACGCCGTCGTCTTCGCCACCGGTGCGGTTGGCGACCGTGAGCTCAACATCCCCGGCGCGGACCTCGAGGGCGTGCACGGTGCAGGCGAGTTCGTTGGCTTTTATGACGGCAACCCGCGCTTTGAGCGCGACTGGGATCTATCGGCCAAGGAAGTCGCCGTTATTGGCGTGGGCAACGTTGGCCTGGACGTCGCCCGCATCCTGGCCAAGACCGGCGATGAGCTCAAGGTCACCGAAATCCCGGACAACGTTTACGACTCCCTGGCACAGAACCAAGCCGAGAAAGTCCACGTCTTCGGCCGCCGCGGCCCGGCCCAGGCCAAGTTCACCCCGCTAGAGCTCAAGGAACTGGACCACTCCCCGTCTATCAACGTCGTTGTTGACCCCGAGGACATCGACTACGACGAGGCATCGCTGGAGGCACGCTCGAACTCCAAGTCCCAGGACCAGGTCTGCCAGATTATCGAGCAATACGCCCTTCGTGAGCCCAAGGACGCCCCGCATACCTTGCAGATTCACCTCTTTGAACAGCCCGTGGAAATCCTCGGTGAGAACGGCAAGGTCACCGGCGTGCGCACTGAGCGCACCGAACTCAACGGCGACGGCAGCGTACGTGGCACCGGCCAGTACAACGAGTGGCCTGTCCAGGCGGTCTACTTGGCCGTGGGCTACCGCTCCGATGCCATCGAGGGTGTGCCTTTCGACGCCCAGCGCAACGTCATTAGCAACGACGGCGGTCACGTCGTCGACGAAAGCGGCGCTATCGTTCCTGGCCTTTATGCCACCGGCTGGATTAAGCGCGGCCCGGTAGGCCTGATTGGCAACACCAAGTCCGATGCCACCGAAACCATTGGCATGCTGCTTGACGATGCCGCTTCCAACAACCTCACCCCAGCCCGCGGCGGCGACATTACTGAGCTGTTTGAGGAACGCGGAATTGACTACCTCACCTGGGCCGACTTTGGCCGTCTCGATGCAGCCGAGCGCGCCCTAGGCGAAGCCGAAGGCCGCGAGCGTAAGAAGTACGTCGAGTGGGAAGAAATGGTCACCCACTCCCGCGCAACGGTTTAA
- a CDS encoding WhiB family transcriptional regulator, which translates to MSLDELFGAVEQEWQDQALCAQTDPEAFFPEKGGSTREAKRICQACAVRDECLEYALEHDERFGIWGGLSDRERRRLKREIG; encoded by the coding sequence ATGTCGCTCGATGAACTCTTCGGTGCCGTCGAGCAAGAGTGGCAAGACCAGGCGCTGTGCGCACAGACAGACCCGGAGGCATTCTTCCCGGAAAAGGGTGGCTCCACCCGCGAGGCCAAGCGAATCTGCCAGGCTTGTGCCGTCCGCGATGAGTGCCTCGAGTACGCCCTCGAGCACGATGAGCGCTTCGGCATCTGGGGCGGTCTGTCCGACCGTGAGCGCCGCCGCCTCAAGCGGGAAATCGGCTAA